From the genome of Verrucomicrobiales bacterium:
CGATGACAATGAGAAGAATGAGTTGGTTGCGATTCATTTGGCCCCCGATCGATTCTTGCGGACAAAATACACTGCCAGCCCCGCGATGATCACCACCAGCGGCATACCGGCAATATTCACACCTTTGAGAAACCCTTCCAGCGACTCACGATCCTTGCGCAGATCCTTCTCGACCTTGCGCAGGCTGACCTTCGCCTCGGACTCCTGCTTCCGGAACTTGTTGATCTCGGCCTCCTGCTCCGGAGACAGAACAAACCGTTGGCCAGCCTCCTTCTTGTGCTGCTGAAGCTCGGTCAACTTCGCCTGCGTCTTCTGCAGTTCCTCCTGGAGGTCCTGAATGGCCTTCCGGTGCTTGGACTGCGCCTTCGCCTCCATCTCCTGCACCACGGTGAACGGACGGCTGGAAACGGCTCGGCTGCGCACCCGGATCAAATTGCTGTCGCCGGCCAACTGCTCCACCATGTTCTGGGCGAAGGACAGATTGTCATTGAAATATTGAACCATCTTCTGACCGAAAAAGTTCTGTACTTGGACGGCGAACTGATCATAGACGAAGTCTGAATCGCCCACCAGCACCACCACGCCCTCTCCCTTGCTCTCCTTCAGGGAGCCATCGGCCGGCTTGTCCTCCTTCTTCTGATCAGCCTCCTTGGAGTCCTTGTCGGCGTCCTTGGCTTCGGCGGACGGTTTGCCATCCGGATAGGCCGACTTGAATTTGCCTTCCAGCCGAACCGCCAAAGCGTATTTCTTGCCCGAGGGAGCAAACTTATCGATGATGTCCTTGCTGCTGAATTGAGCCTGGAAACCATCCACCTGCTGAGACTCCGTGGTCGTCTGCAGCAAAATGGTCTGCTTCAACCCCGCGGCCGGTGTCCCGGAGAAATACCCACCAAACGGGATCATCACCTTCTTCAGCTGACTGGTCAGAATATCATCCTTCTCGATGCCCGTCTCGTTGACGGTCAGGAACGCGGGCACTTTCTCCCCGCCGCCGCGTTGGCCCCGGCTCAGCATGGTGGCGTAGGTCATGTCGGCAACCACCTTGGAGTTGTCAAATGTCAGACCCCAGGCCTTGACCAGCTTGTCCAAGTTGGAGGGGCCGCCAGGCATGTTAGCCATCATGGGATTCTGCGGATTCGCCGGCTTATCAACCAAGGACATCGCATCCAGGAAGGCAATCAGCTTCCCTCCGCGCATCACAAATTGGTCGATCGCATACTGGGCCTTGTCGGTGATCTCCTTGGGATGGATCACCATCAGGACCTGAACATCGCTGTCGATGGACTCCGCCTCCATGGGGACCTGCTTCACCTCGAAATCTCTTTGGATTTCCTGGATGAAGTACCAGGGCTCCTGAGGCTGCTGCTGCTGCATGCGCATCATCATCGGGTTCATCGGTTGACCGAAAGCCGGCAGCGGAGTCATGACGCCCACCACCGCCTTTTTCGGGTTCATAACCTGCGAAATCGCCCGGGCAATGTCATACTCCAGCAAGGTTTCACGCTGCGGATCCAGGAAGGGAATGGCCACCTTGTCCGGAGCGATGCTCACCGCCAGGCCCAGGTAGATCTCATCCTGGCCCATCTGGATTTGTTGGCCTTCAACGCCGTCCAAACGGGCGGCATCCTGCTCGTCCGAGTTGGGCTTCGGACTCAGTTTCTTCAGCTCGATCCGACCTTTGGAGCGGACCTGAAACTCATGGAGCAGATCTTCCACCCGCTGACCATAATTCCGGATCACCGGATGCACCTCGCGGTCATTGGTGAAATAGAACCGGATCTCAACGTTCTGATCCTTCGTCGCCAATTGCTCAAGGATCGTCTTGGTGCCATCGGAGAGGGTGAACAACTTCTCCTGGGTGAAATCGACACGCGTCTTGACGAAACCCAGGATCACGTTGGCCGCAACGATGATCACAAACATGATCGCCACACCCGCCACTGAAAACAGCAGCTTCTCAGTCTGTTTCTTGTTCATGTGTTAACCTGGTTTGGAAAATTTAGTTGCCGGACCGAATGTTGCGAATGATGACTCCGGTGCAGAACAGCGCCAGAATCACGATGGACAAAAAGAAGAACAGGTCGCGACTGTCAATCACACCCCGCTGGAAACCGGCGAAGTGAGGCAGCACGCTGAACGTCGCCACCACGTCCACCAACCGCTCGGGGAGCAGACCGCCCAGGAACTCAGTCACCGGACTCCAGCCCACCGCGATCAATCCGAAGCAGATCACCACCGACAAAATGAAGCTGATCACCTGGTTCCGGGTCATCGCCGACGTCATGCAGGTGATTGCCAGATAGGCACCCGCCAACAGAATGCTTCCGATGTAGCCCGTGAAAATCGCTCCCATGTCAGGACTGCCGAGATAGCTCACGGTCAATACCGTGGGGAATGTCAGCAACAAGGCGATGACCAGGAACAACCAGGATGCCACGAACTTGCCGACGATCGCCTGCCAAGGGGTCACCGGCATGGTGAGCAGAAGCTCCAGGGTCCCCAAACGACGCTCCTCGGACCAGACTCTCATCCCCGCGGCCGGCACCAGAAAAAGGAACAGCCAGGGATGCCAATCAAAGAATGGCCTGACTAAAGAGGCCTCCTGACGCTCAAAGAAGCCGCCCAGAAGGAAGGTGAAAATCCCCGAGAGCCCGAGAAAAATGACAATGAAAACATAGGCGACCGGAGAGGTGAAATAGGAGCTAAACTCCCGCTTCGCTATCGTCTTGATGGTGCTCCAACTGCTCATGATTGACCTCCCTTGGTGGTGTCGGAAATAGTGATCGACCGGAAGACCTCGTCCAATCGGCCTTCTTCGGGATGAAGATCCTCAACGTGCCAGGACTCCCGAGCGACGAGCTTGGCCAACTCGCGAACCAACACGCCGTTGGCCGACTTGTCCTGGGGATAAACCCTCAGCCATACCAGCTCGGCGCTTTCCTGAACGATGTTGACCTTGCGAACCCCGGACACCGCCGAAAGCTTGTCCTTGGCCGCCCCGGACGGAACGCCACTGACCTTGACGGAAACCACGCCGGCCAGGTCGGACTTCTGCCGGAGCTCAGCCGGAGTGCCATTCGCTACAATCCGACCCCGATCGATGATGATCGCGCGCGAGCAAACCGCGTCGACTTCCTCAAGGATGTGCGTGGAGAAGATGATCGCCTTCTTCTCGCCCATGCGGCGAATGAGATTCCGAATCTCATGCTTCTGGTTCGGATCCAGGCCGTCCGTAGGTTCGTCCAGGACCAAAACGTCTGGATCGTGAATGATGGATTGGGCGAAGCAGGTCCGATGGCGATACCCCTTGGAAAGCGTGTCCACGCTTTGATGCAGGACCGACTCGAGGAAGCACAACTCCACCGCGCGATGAATGGCTTTCTTGCGCGAGTCACCATGCAGGCCCCGAATTTCAGCCGCGAAGTTCAGAAAACCCAATACCGTCATGTCGTTGTAGGACGGGGCGTTCTCAGGCAAATAGCCGATCAGCTTTTTGGCGGGGATGGGGTTCTCGACCATGTCGAAGCCACCCACTGAAACGGTTCCTTCCGACGGCGGGATGAATCCGGTGACCATGCGCATGGTGGTGGATTTTCCGGCGCCGTTGGGCCCCAGAAAACCAAGCACTTCACCCCGTTCCACCGTGAACGAGATGCCATCCACCGCGCGTTTTGCGCCGAAGGACTTTTTGAGATTCTCGACTTTGATCATGATAGTTCTGCCTAGGTCGAATAAAGACGGCTGCTGGATTTATACGCGCCGGGCTTAGTTGTAAAGACGGGGGTTCATTACATTTTTGTAATCATGAGAAGCCCATGAAAACCAACAACCCAGAGCTCATTCCCGGGCCACCCGAAGTGCATCCACAAAGGCGGCGGCGCGCTGCCGAAGCCAAGGCCAATCACCCTCCGCGATCCGACTTGCTCGGAAGAGGGGTGTCCCAACGCCAAATGCGCTCGCTCCCGCTCGCTGATACTCCGCCAGTGTCTCCAGATCGATGCCCCCGGTAGGCATCAGCCGCACCTCACCCAGCGGAGCCTTCACGCTGCGGATATAGGCCGGCCCAAGCACCTCGGCAGGAAAGACCTTTACCAGCGCCGCCCCCAAGTCCCAGGCGCGGGCGATTTCCGTGGGAGTGAAGGCCCCGGGAAACACGGGAACTCCTAACTCCACACAGCGAAGGATCACGTCCTCGCGCACAATGGGCGTGACAATAAACGTGGCTCCCGCTTCCAGTGCCTGCTCCAACAAAGCCACCGATGTCACAGTTCCGGCCCCAATGTTCATCTGAGTGCCGACCAAGGCAACGGCCGCCTTGATCTGATCCATCGCCCCGGAGGTGTTCATCGTGATCTCCAGGTTTTTGAGTCCGCCCTCAC
Proteins encoded in this window:
- a CDS encoding Gldg family protein — encoded protein: MNKKQTEKLLFSVAGVAIMFVIIVAANVILGFVKTRVDFTQEKLFTLSDGTKTILEQLATKDQNVEIRFYFTNDREVHPVIRNYGQRVEDLLHEFQVRSKGRIELKKLSPKPNSDEQDAARLDGVEGQQIQMGQDEIYLGLAVSIAPDKVAIPFLDPQRETLLEYDIARAISQVMNPKKAVVGVMTPLPAFGQPMNPMMMRMQQQQPQEPWYFIQEIQRDFEVKQVPMEAESIDSDVQVLMVIHPKEITDKAQYAIDQFVMRGGKLIAFLDAMSLVDKPANPQNPMMANMPGGPSNLDKLVKAWGLTFDNSKVVADMTYATMLSRGQRGGGEKVPAFLTVNETGIEKDDILTSQLKKVMIPFGGYFSGTPAAGLKQTILLQTTTESQQVDGFQAQFSSKDIIDKFAPSGKKYALAVRLEGKFKSAYPDGKPSAEAKDADKDSKEADQKKEDKPADGSLKESKGEGVVVLVGDSDFVYDQFAVQVQNFFGQKMVQYFNDNLSFAQNMVEQLAGDSNLIRVRSRAVSSRPFTVVQEMEAKAQSKHRKAIQDLQEELQKTQAKLTELQQHKKEAGQRFVLSPEQEAEINKFRKQESEAKVSLRKVEKDLRKDRESLEGFLKGVNIAGMPLVVIIAGLAVYFVRKNRSGAK
- a CDS encoding ABC transporter permease subunit encodes the protein MSSWSTIKTIAKREFSSYFTSPVAYVFIVIFLGLSGIFTFLLGGFFERQEASLVRPFFDWHPWLFLFLVPAAGMRVWSEERRLGTLELLLTMPVTPWQAIVGKFVASWLFLVIALLLTFPTVLTVSYLGSPDMGAIFTGYIGSILLAGAYLAITCMTSAMTRNQVISFILSVVICFGLIAVGWSPVTEFLGGLLPERLVDVVATFSVLPHFAGFQRGVIDSRDLFFFLSIVILALFCTGVIIRNIRSGN
- a CDS encoding ATP-binding cassette domain-containing protein, giving the protein MIKVENLKKSFGAKRAVDGISFTVERGEVLGFLGPNGAGKSTTMRMVTGFIPPSEGTVSVGGFDMVENPIPAKKLIGYLPENAPSYNDMTVLGFLNFAAEIRGLHGDSRKKAIHRAVELCFLESVLHQSVDTLSKGYRHRTCFAQSIIHDPDVLVLDEPTDGLDPNQKHEIRNLIRRMGEKKAIIFSTHILEEVDAVCSRAIIIDRGRIVANGTPAELRQKSDLAGVVSVKVSGVPSGAAKDKLSAVSGVRKVNIVQESAELVWLRVYPQDKSANGVLVRELAKLVARESWHVEDLHPEEGRLDEVFRSITISDTTKGGQS
- a CDS encoding bifunctional 4-hydroxy-2-oxoglutarate aldolase/2-dehydro-3-deoxy-phosphogluconate aldolase, yielding MKSAFSKPLFESLPIVGILRGLEARWLAPVVEAVGEGGLKNLEITMNTSGAMDQIKAAVALVGTQMNIGAGTVTSVALLEQALEAGATFIVTPIVREDVILRCVELGVPVFPGAFTPTEIARAWDLGAALVKVFPAEVLGPAYIRSVKAPLGEVRLMPTGGIDLETLAEYQRAGASAFGVGTPLFRASRIAEGDWPWLRQRAAAFVDALRVARE